From Sporosarcina sp. Marseille-Q4943, the proteins below share one genomic window:
- a CDS encoding sulfate adenylyltransferase, with translation MLNVTENRFANYPQQPHGGKLVDKVLTGVERDEELERARLLPSIMVDLEAVITLEMIATGVLSPNEGFMNEVDYKSVLTEGRLANGTVWPVPLSFAPIGNRNKEIIGTLSVGDEVALSDEQNEPVAILKIEDIFDYDKEYRASHLFGTTDRNHPGVDAIYRRMGDVALGGPIRLLRRVDWGPFEKLRLEPKDTWHEFYEVKKFRSAAGFITGANPLHRGHEYIHKNALEEIDGLLLQPLVEMAKREYTRHEFRMLSYRSVLDTYYPKGRSILAPLRVTYIFAGPRETVLHALIMKNYGCTHALIGRDHAGIGDYYDKYASHSIFDQFKPEELGIDIRLFHEVFYCTRCDSPATEQSCPHDNQYRVNISGTGIREMLRHGIMPPKEIVRPESARIAIQGVQPKGLDEFGSAISPVGKIIKSMFPFYLERTRLGGRKRATPLSVEDLTNDDLEMVNLDVRANADRIYREVFEEYSSVGDTNRGMQPEWIMDARESLQTQQQMVIQDLEEKVKQAPATASDEFMYQDKEEALRELEVAKKILGDIPKVLRAADFDYRTWNVLPYKRYRGSDEPNEEKQAVVLSGSEEQEVPE, from the coding sequence ATGTTGAACGTAACTGAAAATCGGTTTGCCAATTACCCTCAACAGCCACATGGGGGAAAACTGGTGGATAAAGTATTGACGGGGGTTGAGAGGGATGAGGAGCTGGAAAGGGCTAGGCTGCTACCTTCCATCATGGTCGACTTGGAAGCGGTCATTACGCTTGAAATGATTGCGACAGGGGTCTTGTCTCCGAATGAAGGATTCATGAATGAAGTCGATTATAAATCCGTTTTGACTGAAGGCAGGTTGGCGAACGGTACGGTATGGCCGGTTCCGCTCAGCTTTGCGCCAATCGGCAATCGCAACAAAGAAATCATCGGAACACTTTCCGTGGGGGATGAAGTGGCGCTTTCCGATGAACAGAACGAGCCTGTGGCGATTTTGAAAATCGAGGATATTTTTGATTATGATAAGGAATACCGGGCTTCCCATCTATTTGGCACGACCGACCGGAACCATCCCGGCGTGGACGCGATTTACAGACGTATGGGTGATGTCGCGCTAGGCGGACCGATCCGATTGCTGCGCCGAGTCGATTGGGGACCGTTTGAAAAGCTGCGTTTGGAGCCGAAAGATACGTGGCATGAATTTTATGAAGTGAAGAAGTTCCGCTCTGCAGCAGGCTTTATTACTGGGGCGAATCCTTTGCACCGAGGCCATGAATATATCCATAAAAATGCGTTGGAAGAAATCGACGGGTTGCTTCTTCAGCCGTTGGTCGAGATGGCAAAACGTGAATATACGCGCCATGAATTCCGGATGCTATCGTATCGGAGCGTGCTGGACACGTATTATCCAAAAGGCCGTTCCATCCTCGCCCCGCTCAGGGTGACTTATATTTTTGCCGGTCCTCGGGAAACGGTACTCCATGCACTTATTATGAAAAACTACGGATGCACACATGCACTCATCGGCCGGGACCACGCAGGAATTGGCGATTATTACGATAAGTATGCGAGCCATAGCATTTTTGACCAGTTCAAACCGGAAGAGCTCGGAATTGACATTCGGCTTTTCCATGAGGTGTTCTACTGCACGCGCTGTGACAGCCCTGCGACAGAGCAGTCTTGCCCGCATGACAACCAATACCGGGTCAATATTTCCGGCACGGGAATCCGGGAAATGCTCCGCCACGGAATTATGCCGCCGAAGGAAATCGTCCGCCCGGAATCGGCAAGAATTGCAATCCAAGGCGTTCAACCGAAAGGACTCGATGAATTTGGAAGCGCTATCTCGCCTGTAGGGAAAATCATTAAGAGCATGTTCCCGTTCTATTTGGAGCGGACGAGACTCGGGGGACGGAAGCGGGCTACGCCATTGAGTGTAGAGGATTTGACAAATGACGACCTCGAAATGGTTAATTTGGACGTCCGTGCGAATGCCGACCGGATTTACCGGGAGGTGTTCGAGGAGTATTCGAGTGTGGGGGATACGAACCGTGGCATGCAGCCGGAATGGATAATGGATGCGAGGGAATCGTTGCAAACGCAGCAACAGATGGTCATCCAGGACTTGGAGGAGAAAGTGAAGCAGGCACCGGCGACCGCTTCGGATGAATTCATGTATCAGGATAAAGAAGAAGCGCTGCGGGAATTGGAAGTGGCGAAGAAGATTCTTGGCGATATTCCGAAAGTGCTCCGCGCGGCCGATTTCGACTATCGTACATGGAATGTCTTGCCGTATAAGCGCTATCGCGGCAGCGACGAGCCGAATGAGGAGAAGCAAGCTGTTGTCTTGAGCGGTTCGGAGGAGCAGGAAGTCCCGGAATAA